One Alteromonas sp. KC3 DNA segment encodes these proteins:
- the thiH gene encoding 2-iminoacetate synthase ThiH, giving the protein MKVADALLQQDLSHIALTLHSKTRNDVEHALSKEKLELDDFMALISPAGANYLEAMASRAYHLTRHRFGNTMQLFVPLYLSNLCANECTYCGFTMSNKIKRTILSISDTLSEVAAINAMGFSQLLLVTGEHETKVGMEYFERTIDAIRDKVSYLMMEVQPLTLNHYKTLKEKGLDAVLVYQETYSPQHYAKVHTRGKKQDFLWRLEASDRIGQAGIDKIGIGALLGLGDWRVDSVMTALHGRLIQKHYWQSRVSISFPRLRACEGNRDGAQHSRHLPDEKQLLQLICAHRLFNPHAELSLSTRESAAFRDGAAPLGITSMSAASQTQPGGYSTPTTALNQFDIDDNRPVDKVVKALAVNGLEPVWKDWMPFG; this is encoded by the coding sequence ATGAAAGTAGCCGACGCTTTGCTACAACAAGATTTGTCTCATATTGCCCTAACGCTTCACAGTAAAACGCGCAATGATGTGGAACACGCCCTTAGCAAAGAGAAACTCGAGCTTGATGACTTTATGGCGCTCATCTCACCTGCTGGCGCAAACTATTTAGAGGCTATGGCAAGCCGTGCTTACCACCTTACCCGCCATCGCTTTGGTAACACAATGCAGTTATTTGTGCCGTTATACCTCTCGAACCTATGTGCCAATGAATGCACCTATTGCGGGTTCACCATGAGCAACAAAATTAAGCGCACCATATTGTCAATTAGCGATACGCTATCCGAGGTTGCTGCAATTAACGCAATGGGGTTTTCGCAATTACTGCTTGTCACGGGTGAACACGAAACCAAAGTAGGCATGGAATATTTCGAGCGCACCATTGACGCTATTCGCGACAAAGTAAGTTATCTAATGATGGAGGTTCAGCCGCTTACGCTAAATCACTACAAAACATTAAAAGAAAAAGGGTTAGACGCGGTGTTGGTTTACCAGGAGACCTATTCCCCCCAGCATTACGCCAAAGTACACACGCGAGGTAAAAAGCAGGATTTTTTGTGGCGACTAGAAGCCAGTGATCGCATTGGCCAAGCGGGTATAGACAAAATTGGTATAGGTGCCCTACTCGGCCTTGGCGACTGGCGTGTAGACAGCGTAATGACCGCCTTGCATGGCCGACTAATTCAAAAACATTATTGGCAAAGTCGAGTCTCTATTTCGTTTCCCCGATTGCGCGCATGCGAAGGAAACCGAGATGGTGCACAGCACTCTCGACACTTGCCAGATGAAAAGCAATTACTTCAATTAATATGTGCACACAGGTTGTTTAACCCGCATGCAGAACTTTCTTTATCAACCCGCGAGTCGGCAGCTTTTAGAGATGGCGCTGCCCCCTTGGGAATTACGTCGATGAGCGCGGCATCGCAAACGCAACCGGGTGGCTACAGCACACCAACCACAGCACTAAATCAATTTGATATAGACGATAATAGACCTGTCGATAAGGTAGTCAAAGCTCTCGCCGTAAATGGTTTAGAGCCTGTATGGAAAGACTGGATGCCCTTTGGTTAG
- the thiS gene encoding sulfur carrier protein ThiS, which yields MTQIHISVNSQAMNVIAPISLSELIALKSLDSVGTAVAVNSTIVSKREWSTTHLNCGDTIDIFTLVAGG from the coding sequence GTGACTCAAATACATATCAGCGTTAATAGTCAGGCCATGAATGTTATTGCGCCTATATCTTTAAGCGAGCTTATCGCATTGAAATCACTCGACAGCGTAGGTACAGCCGTTGCGGTAAACAGCACCATTGTCAGTAAACGAGAGTGGTCAACAACCCACTTAAATTGTGGTGACACCATCGATATATTCACACTTGTAGCCGGAGGCTGA
- a CDS encoding HesA/MoeB/ThiF family protein, with protein sequence MLTKQDIKRYSRQLGLSEIEEQGQQNIMQSHVVVIGLGGLGTLASRYLVGAGVGKITLIDGDVVDMSNLQRQIAYNEMHLGELKAKALCNELKKVNPHTTCNYKSLFVDSNNLPTLLSNATCVLDCTDSVATRQQINHACIASSIPLFTASASGVTWQAINISSQVKNTGCYACLVEHITLQEDCISQGVLGPAVGMAACHQAAQALLFLSKRYGADIQWGRYLNCHVAQGSMQSFSLLPSSHCEVCQ encoded by the coding sequence TTGCTTACTAAACAGGACATAAAGCGCTACAGCAGACAACTCGGGCTTAGCGAAATTGAAGAGCAGGGGCAGCAAAACATTATGCAGTCTCACGTGGTGGTCATTGGTCTTGGTGGATTAGGTACGCTTGCCTCACGCTACTTGGTAGGCGCTGGTGTAGGTAAAATTACATTAATTGATGGTGATGTTGTCGACATGAGCAACCTACAACGACAAATTGCCTACAACGAAATGCACTTGGGCGAGCTTAAAGCCAAAGCGCTTTGCAATGAACTCAAAAAAGTTAACCCACACACAACCTGCAATTATAAAAGCTTATTTGTTGATAGTAACAACTTACCAACCTTACTAAGCAATGCGACTTGCGTACTTGATTGCACCGACTCAGTTGCCACGCGCCAGCAAATAAACCATGCCTGTATAGCGTCTTCAATCCCGTTATTTACGGCAAGTGCTAGCGGTGTAACGTGGCAAGCAATAAACATCTCATCACAGGTTAAAAACACAGGCTGTTATGCCTGCTTAGTCGAGCATATTACTCTTCAAGAGGATTGCATCAGCCAAGGAGTGCTTGGACCTGCGGTAGGTATGGCCGCCTGCCATCAAGCTGCGCAAGCGTTACTTTTTCTGTCTAAACGCTACGGTGCGGATATCCAATGGGGACGCTACCTCAACTGTCATGTTGCACAAGGCAGCATGCAGTCGTTTTCGCTTTTACCTTCATCACATTGCGAGGTTTGCCAGTGA
- a CDS encoding thiazole synthase — MLTLANHSFSSRLLTGTGKFSDPDTMQDALSASQSAIVTLAMKRVASNTCTDMTLSVLRNLGVTLLPNTSGAKTAQEAIFAAELAYEAIGSQWIKLEIHPDQRYLLPDPIETLKAAEVLVKKGFHVLPYCGADPVLCKRLEEVGCAAVMPLAAPIGSNQGLQTKPFLNIIVEQATVPVIVDAGIGKPSDAMAAMEMGVDAVLVNTAIATARNPVAMANAFASAVETGRQAFEAGLGTTHRTAQASSPLTAFLDRALT, encoded by the coding sequence ATGTTAACGCTTGCCAACCATTCTTTTTCCTCTCGATTGCTTACTGGTACAGGAAAATTCAGTGATCCCGATACAATGCAAGATGCCCTTAGTGCCTCGCAAAGCGCTATTGTGACACTGGCGATGAAACGCGTAGCCAGCAATACATGTACAGACATGACACTGAGTGTTTTACGCAATCTTGGAGTCACCCTATTGCCAAATACCTCTGGGGCTAAAACTGCACAAGAAGCGATATTTGCTGCAGAACTCGCCTATGAAGCAATTGGCAGTCAGTGGATAAAGTTAGAAATACATCCTGACCAACGGTATTTGCTTCCCGACCCCATTGAAACCCTTAAAGCCGCTGAAGTATTGGTTAAAAAAGGTTTTCATGTTTTGCCCTATTGCGGCGCCGACCCCGTACTTTGTAAACGATTAGAGGAAGTCGGCTGCGCTGCCGTTATGCCATTAGCTGCGCCAATTGGTAGTAACCAAGGCCTTCAAACTAAACCCTTCTTAAACATTATTGTTGAGCAGGCGACAGTGCCTGTCATTGTAGACGCAGGCATAGGAAAACCCAGCGATGCCATGGCGGCCATGGAAATGGGTGTAGATGCCGTGTTGGTCAATACTGCCATTGCCACAGCGCGCAATCCCGTTGCCATGGCCAATGCCTTTGCCAGTGCGGTAGAAACCGGCCGGCAAGCGTTTGAAGCCGGGCTTGGTACAACACACCGTACAGCGCAAGCATCTAGCCCGCTAACGGCTTTTTTAGACCGCGCGCTAACGTAA
- a CDS encoding threonine/serine ThrE exporter family protein has protein sequence MDTVEFIQIRRFIVKLGKMLHKYGTPAFRLEAYLGEVAKYLGVHASFISTPTSLTFVIWSDRHEDEYNHAARLLPGDLDMNALSLTDELASELLAGKLSLSEADKRLNEIDAMGSPYGKFVTGVAFAMATGAFAMLMGASWSEIGWSGALGIVAYLWTLWAQKSKRVNLMLEPVTAFVGGILACAVGSYIDPGINIPLVVLSSVIVFVPGLALTMGLAELSSRNMVSGTARTMDAIMQLFKLYFGAFLGVSVGFSAFGENIYTPAESLPYWATWLAVFLLCFALVAIFRTRLKHIPWALAAAFIAYSATAFSSDYMSPGLGAFVGAFALGIFANAFTRIANQPATIVAMHGLIVLVPGSKTYIGLNSFMTGQDFVKADHLGQEVFLIFMSLVAGLIFANVVMPTKKAL, from the coding sequence TTGGATACCGTTGAATTTATTCAAATTCGTAGATTTATCGTGAAGCTTGGAAAAATGCTGCACAAGTACGGTACGCCTGCGTTTCGTTTAGAAGCCTATTTAGGCGAGGTAGCAAAGTACTTGGGCGTACACGCTTCGTTTATTTCTACACCGACGTCGCTCACGTTTGTGATTTGGAGCGATCGCCACGAAGACGAATATAATCACGCCGCGCGCCTTCTACCTGGCGACCTTGATATGAACGCGCTGTCGTTAACCGATGAACTGGCCAGTGAATTATTGGCGGGAAAATTATCACTTAGCGAAGCTGATAAACGCTTAAATGAAATTGACGCAATGGGCAGCCCCTATGGCAAATTCGTAACGGGTGTTGCGTTTGCCATGGCGACAGGTGCGTTCGCCATGCTAATGGGAGCAAGCTGGAGCGAAATTGGCTGGTCTGGCGCGCTAGGTATTGTGGCTTACCTTTGGACACTTTGGGCACAAAAGTCGAAGCGGGTTAACCTTATGCTTGAACCCGTTACGGCCTTTGTTGGCGGCATTTTAGCCTGTGCTGTGGGCAGCTATATTGACCCAGGTATTAACATTCCGTTAGTGGTACTGTCGTCAGTCATTGTATTTGTACCTGGTCTTGCACTCACCATGGGGCTTGCCGAATTGTCGTCGCGCAATATGGTATCAGGTACAGCCCGTACCATGGATGCCATCATGCAACTATTTAAGTTGTATTTTGGTGCGTTTCTTGGTGTATCAGTTGGGTTTAGTGCATTTGGCGAAAACATTTATACGCCTGCAGAATCACTGCCTTACTGGGCGACGTGGTTGGCGGTATTTTTATTGTGTTTTGCACTTGTTGCGATATTCCGAACACGCTTGAAACATATTCCGTGGGCGCTTGCCGCAGCATTTATCGCGTACAGTGCTACCGCATTCAGTTCAGATTATATGAGCCCGGGATTAGGGGCTTTCGTGGGTGCTTTTGCCTTGGGTATCTTTGCTAATGCGTTTACCCGAATTGCCAATCAACCGGCCACTATTGTGGCTATGCACGGATTAATTGTGTTGGTACCTGGCTCTAAGACATACATTGGTTTGAACTCATTTATGACAGGGCAAGACTTTGTTAAAGCCGATCACCTTGGCCAAGAAGTGTTTTTGATCTTCATGTCATTAGTGGCTGGACTTATTTTTGCCAACGTTGTTATGCCAACTAAAAAAGCGCTTTAA
- the thiE gene encoding thiamine phosphate synthase gives MTQSVMKKRVVWCVGGIDSSGGAGISRDAITLADLDVHACLLTTQLTVQSNTVMLSRDLTKVSALNAQWQVLAQDALPSAIKIGAIANDEQAQLLCTRIQALGAARPFVVWDPVFSSSSGGQLSELSTHAIMQLLQTVDVVTPNTQELGLLAQHTDDITCVEDALTCAKQLITFGAHAVLVKGGHLTEPLGATLNSTQVFDIFVTTNYTRTFALKRNSNGELRGTGCMLASALCGFVVRHYDLLDALTLAIAYVNHVRQYCAQIPGLTFNARTIGFPQCPSAFPDVYADTNHTASALSQISKSSSLLPFAPLIEREMGIYPVVDSVEWLKELLPTGVKIIQLRVKHGPPDAIRDQIKQAIDMTSNTSCQLFINDHWEWAIALGAYGVHLGQEDLENANLHAIQQAGLRLGISTHGYEEIQRIKRLKPSYIALGHIFPTTTKDMPSSPQGVSRLANYVSLCEDIPTVAIGGITRARINAVAQTHVNGIAVVTAITQADNPKDAFHALAREAGFAY, from the coding sequence ATGACACAGTCGGTAATGAAAAAGCGGGTTGTGTGGTGTGTTGGTGGGATTGATTCTAGTGGCGGTGCGGGCATCTCTCGCGACGCTATTACACTGGCAGACCTTGATGTACACGCCTGCTTACTGACAACTCAGCTTACCGTACAGTCAAATACAGTGATGCTAAGTCGCGATCTAACAAAAGTATCTGCTTTGAATGCACAGTGGCAAGTGTTGGCACAGGATGCCTTGCCCAGTGCAATAAAAATTGGGGCTATTGCCAATGACGAGCAAGCACAACTATTGTGTACTCGTATACAAGCCCTTGGCGCAGCACGCCCTTTTGTCGTTTGGGATCCGGTATTTAGCAGTTCGTCGGGCGGTCAATTAAGTGAGCTAAGTACCCATGCAATAATGCAGTTGCTGCAAACTGTCGATGTCGTTACCCCTAATACTCAAGAGCTTGGCCTGCTTGCACAACATACTGACGACATTACCTGTGTGGAAGATGCCCTGACGTGCGCTAAGCAGCTCATCACTTTCGGCGCTCATGCAGTTCTTGTAAAAGGTGGGCACCTAACCGAGCCATTAGGTGCTACTTTAAATAGCACTCAGGTGTTCGATATATTTGTCACTACCAATTACACGCGAACATTTGCGCTCAAGCGCAATAGCAATGGCGAGTTGCGCGGTACAGGGTGCATGCTTGCCAGTGCACTGTGTGGGTTTGTTGTGCGCCATTATGATTTGCTTGATGCACTCACCCTCGCTATTGCGTACGTAAATCATGTACGTCAGTATTGTGCACAAATTCCTGGACTTACCTTCAACGCGCGCACTATCGGGTTTCCTCAATGTCCAAGTGCTTTTCCCGATGTGTACGCTGATACTAATCACACGGCCAGTGCGCTTTCACAGATTAGTAAGTCGTCTTCCCTTTTACCCTTTGCGCCACTTATAGAACGCGAAATGGGTATTTACCCTGTGGTTGATAGTGTCGAATGGCTAAAAGAGCTACTGCCTACAGGTGTTAAAATAATACAGCTGCGAGTAAAGCACGGCCCGCCGGATGCCATTCGCGACCAAATCAAACAAGCCATTGATATGACGAGTAATACGTCATGTCAGCTGTTCATCAACGACCATTGGGAATGGGCCATTGCGTTGGGCGCTTATGGCGTACATTTGGGCCAAGAAGATTTAGAAAATGCCAATCTGCATGCCATTCAACAAGCAGGGTTGCGCTTAGGTATTTCTACCCATGGCTATGAAGAAATTCAACGCATCAAACGCTTAAAACCCTCTTACATTGCATTAGGTCATATATTTCCTACCACCACGAAGGATATGCCCTCAAGCCCTCAGGGCGTATCTCGACTTGCGAATTACGTTTCACTTTGCGAAGACATTCCAACCGTGGCAATAGGGGGTATTACACGCGCCCGCATTAACGCTGTTGCTCAAACTCACGTAAACGGCATTGCTGTCGTCACGGCAATTACACAAGCCGACAATCCTAAAGACGCATTTCACGCATTGGCGCGGGAGGCAGGCTTTGCTTACTAA
- the thiC gene encoding phosphomethylpyrimidine synthase ThiC produces MSTRREQRQQAQQFINELAGEAYPNSTRHYETGSRDDIKVAMRLIHQHDSLVGGTEENPLFEPNPAIPVYDTSGPYGDPAQTIDVHKGLSPLRQAWIAERDDTFALDGVSSSFAKERENDIFTEDFRFIRERKPLKAKQGKNVTQLHYARQGIVTPEMEYIAIRENMSRQAIKEAELTQQHKGEHFGANLPETITPEFVRDEVAAGRAIIPCNINHPELEPMIIGRNFLVKINANIGNSAVTSSIEEEVEKLVWSTRWGADTIMDLSTGRNIHETREWLLRNSPVPLGTVPIYQALEKVNGVAEDLTWEMFKDTLIEQSEQGVDYFTIHAGVLLEYVHLTAKRVTGIVSRGGSIMAKWCLSHHKQSFLYEHFREICEICAQYDVSLSLGDGLRPGSVADANDDAQFSELRTLGELTKIAWEYDVQVMIEGPGHVPMHMIKANMEEQLTHCHEAPFYTLGPLTTDIAPGYDHFTSGIGAAMIGWYGCAMLCYVTPKEHLGLPNKEDVKQGLITYKIAAHAADLAKGHPGAQIRDNAMSKARFEFRWEDQFNLSLDPHTARAYHDETLPQASGKVAHFCSMCGPKFCSMKISQEVRDVAKQAEEKQQGMQDMAKAFNQSGAALYHAADTKVNLP; encoded by the coding sequence ATGTCGACACGACGCGAACAGCGCCAACAAGCGCAGCAATTTATCAATGAACTAGCGGGCGAAGCGTACCCTAACTCCACACGCCACTACGAAACCGGCAGCCGCGATGATATTAAAGTGGCTATGCGCCTTATCCACCAGCACGACAGTTTGGTAGGTGGCACAGAAGAAAACCCACTCTTTGAACCTAACCCAGCCATTCCTGTTTATGACACATCCGGGCCGTATGGCGACCCAGCGCAAACCATTGATGTTCACAAGGGCTTGTCACCACTTCGCCAAGCATGGATTGCAGAGCGAGACGACACATTTGCACTGGATGGCGTGTCATCATCATTCGCTAAAGAACGAGAAAATGACATCTTCACCGAAGATTTCCGCTTTATTCGTGAGCGTAAACCACTGAAAGCCAAGCAAGGCAAGAATGTTACGCAGTTGCATTATGCTCGCCAAGGTATTGTGACCCCCGAAATGGAATACATTGCCATTCGAGAGAATATGAGCCGACAGGCCATTAAAGAAGCAGAGCTAACGCAACAGCACAAAGGCGAACACTTTGGCGCCAACTTACCAGAGACTATTACCCCTGAATTTGTGCGAGATGAAGTCGCCGCGGGCCGTGCCATTATTCCATGCAACATTAATCACCCTGAACTTGAGCCAATGATCATCGGGCGCAATTTTTTGGTGAAAATTAACGCCAACATTGGCAACTCCGCGGTGACCTCATCGATTGAAGAAGAAGTGGAAAAGCTGGTGTGGTCAACCCGCTGGGGTGCAGACACCATTATGGATTTGTCTACCGGCCGTAACATTCACGAAACCCGTGAATGGCTATTGCGTAACAGCCCCGTGCCACTTGGCACAGTCCCTATCTATCAAGCGCTAGAGAAAGTGAATGGCGTAGCAGAAGACTTAACTTGGGAAATGTTTAAAGACACACTTATTGAACAGTCAGAGCAGGGCGTAGACTACTTTACTATTCACGCGGGCGTTCTGCTTGAGTATGTGCACCTTACCGCCAAACGCGTAACGGGCATTGTGTCGCGTGGCGGTTCTATTATGGCTAAGTGGTGCTTGAGCCATCACAAACAAAGCTTTTTGTATGAACATTTTCGCGAAATTTGTGAGATTTGTGCGCAGTACGACGTGTCGCTATCTCTTGGCGATGGCCTTCGCCCTGGCAGCGTGGCGGATGCAAACGATGATGCACAGTTTTCAGAACTGCGCACGTTAGGCGAGCTAACCAAAATTGCATGGGAATACGATGTTCAAGTAATGATTGAAGGCCCAGGGCATGTGCCAATGCACATGATTAAAGCGAACATGGAAGAGCAGTTAACGCACTGCCACGAGGCACCGTTTTATACCCTTGGCCCACTTACCACAGACATCGCGCCGGGTTACGATCATTTCACGTCAGGCATTGGTGCTGCCATGATTGGATGGTATGGCTGCGCCATGCTGTGCTACGTCACGCCAAAAGAGCACTTGGGGTTGCCAAACAAAGAAGACGTCAAGCAAGGCTTAATTACCTACAAAATTGCGGCTCACGCAGCAGACTTAGCAAAAGGCCATCCTGGCGCGCAAATACGGGACAACGCCATGTCAAAAGCGCGCTTCGAGTTTCGCTGGGAAGACCAATTTAACTTGTCTCTGGACCCCCACACTGCCCGCGCTTATCACGATGAAACGCTTCCTCAGGCATCTGGCAAAGTTGCGCATTTTTGCTCAATGTGCGGCCCCAAGTTTTGCAGCATGAAAATTTCGCAAGAAGTGCGTGATGTAGCAAAACAAGCTGAGGAGAAACAGCAAGGTATGCAGGATATGGCTAAGGCGTTTAATCAATCGGGCGCAGCGCTTTACCATGCGGCAGATACTAAGGTGAACTTGCCATGA